From the Astyanax mexicanus isolate ESR-SI-001 chromosome 9, AstMex3_surface, whole genome shotgun sequence genome, one window contains:
- the LOC103026716 gene encoding ATP-sensitive inward rectifier potassium channel 1 — protein MAPSLRQWLRDYLAERRIRRSRLVTKSGHCNIEYGSVRYKNVFAYLQDSWSTFVEVSWYSFMFFYVASFIFSWFIFTLIWYWVARDNQDLWYQNPPENHTACILNMNDLVTSYLYSVESQLTIGFGYRVITPFCPSAIVVIMTQVLLGAVISCFWCGVLVNRIALPKKRAKAVTFSDMAVISSKQDALCLQIRVGNLRKSLLLGSQIYGKLIRTSVTPEGKTIIIEQVNIDFMVDAGKDNLFFVCPLTLYHVIDKSSPFFQMAVDVLPRQEFELVVFLDGTAESTNSSCQVRTSYIPQEIMWGYKFLPIISRSKNKKYHVDFTNFSKTEPVPTAHCAYCYHDVNCHNPNSDADGIENKGFETIEIEQTTDFSSSTTKM, from the coding sequence ATGGCTCCATCTTTACGACAGTGGCTTAGAGACTACCTGGCCGAGCGCCGGATCCGGCGAAGCCGCCTAGTGACCAAAAGCGGCCACTGCAACATTGAATACGGCAGCGTGAGGTACAAGAACGTCTTCGCCTACCTGCAGGACTCCTGGTCCACGTTCGTGGAGGTCAGCTGGTACTCCTTCATGTTCTTCTATGTGGCATCGTTCATTTTCAGCTGGTTCATCTTCACGCTGATCTGGTATTGGGTTGCCAGGGATAACCAGGACTTGTGGTATCAGAACCCGCCTGAGAACCACACTGCATGTATTCTGAATATGAATGACTTGGTCACTTCGTATCTCTACTCTGTGGAGAGTCAGCTGACCATTGGCTTTGGGTACCGGGTCATTACACCATTTTGCCCTAGTGCCATCGTGGTCATCATGACCCAGGTTTTGCTTGGTGCGGTCATCTCCTGTTTCTGGTGCGGCGTGCTCGTTAACAGGATCGCTTTGCCCAAGAAACGAGCCAAAGCTGTGACGTTTAGTGACATGGCCGTCATCTCCTCCAAACAGGATGCCCTCTGTTTGCAGATACGTGTCGGCAATCTTCGCAAAAGCTTGCTGCTTGGCAGTCAGATCTACGGCAAGCTGATTAGGACGAGTGTCACACCTGAGGGCAAGACCATCATCATAGAGCAAGTGAACATCGACTTTATGGTGGACGCCGGCAAGGACAACCTCTTCTTCGTCTGCCCGTTGACCCTATACCATGTGATCGACAAGTCGAGTCCATTCTTCCAGATGGCAGTGGACGTTCTGCCCCGCCAGGAGTTCGAGCTGGTGGTGTTTCTGGATGGCACAGCCGAGTCTACCAACTCCTCCTGCCAGGTCAGGACATCCTACATCCCCCAGGAAATCATGTGGGGATACAAGTTCCTGCCCATCATCTCCcgcagcaaaaacaaaaaataccacGTGGACTTCACCAACTTCTCCAAAACTGAGCCGGTGCCAACTGCACACTGTGCCTACTGCTACCATGATGTCAACTGCCACAACCCAAACTCTGATGCAGATGGCATCGAAAACAAGGGCTTTGAGACAATTGAAATTGAACAAACTACAGACTTTAGTAGTTCTACCACCAAAATGTGA